CTAGCGATCCTTTGAATTCTAACTTCGGCTTGATTAACATGGAATTCCAtctgaggtcccttctggcgatctctaaAAATCTATATTTGTAGTTTGACCAatctgaaatcccatctggcgatttctCTTAGCCAAAGCTAATATCGGTGTTACGGTTAGGTTAAgttgagatcccttctggcaacCTCCTATAACCAAATCCAAAAATCTGTAATTGTAGCTCactcaacttggaatcccatctagcgattccctttaaccaaaatgaaatacgaggtcccttctggtgacctcttttgaccaatatcgcaatacgagatcccttctggcgatctcctttaatcaacttggaatcccatctagcgattccttttaaccaacatgaaatatgaggtcccatctggcgacatcttttgaccaatatcgaaatacgagatcccttctagcaatctcctttaatcaacttggaatcccatctggcgatttcttttaaccaacatgaaatacgaggtcccatctggcgacctcgtTTGACCAATAtgaaaatacgagatcccttctaacgatctcctttaatcaatttggaatcccatctagcgattccttttaaccaacatgaaatatgaggtcccatctggcgacctcttttaaccaatatcgaaatacgagatcccttctggcgatctcctttaattaacttggaatcccatctggcgattccttttaaccaacatgaaaaatgaggtcccatctggcgacctcttttaaccaatatcgaaatacgagatcccttttagcgatctcctttaatcaacttggaatcccatctggcgattccttttaaccaacatgaaatatgaggtcccatctggcgacctctttTAACCAATATCGAAATACAAGATctcttctggcgatctcctttaatcaacttggaatcccatatggcaattccttttaaccaacatgaaatatgaggtcccatctggcgacctcttttgaccaatatcgaaatacAAGATCCCTtttggcgatctcctttaatcaacttggaatcccatctggcgattccttttaaccaacatgaaatatgaggtcccatctggcgacctctttTGACCAATattgaaatacgagatcccttctggcgatctcctttaatcaacttggaatcccatctggcgattccttttaactaacatgaaatatgaggtcccatctggcgacctctttTAACCAATATCGAAATACAAGATctcttctggcgatctcctttaatcaacttggaatcccatatggcaattccttttaaccaacatgaaatatgaggtcccatctggcgacctcttttgaccaatatcgaaatacAAGATCCCTtttggtgatctcctttaatcaacttggaatcccatctggcgattccttttaactaacatgaaatatgaggtcccatctggcgacctctttTGACCAATattgaaatacgagatcccttctggcgatctcctttaatcaacttggaatcccatctgacgattccttttaaccaacatgaaatatgaggtcccatttGGCGACCTCTTTTGACCAAAGCTgaaaatatgagatcccttctggtgaTCCCCtttaatcaaaaaccaaaaaatctattttgtaaatcgatcaacctggaatcccatctagcgattccttattaccaaagctgatatcgatgtcgttcttcctgatGGCAGGGTtcaaaactttcattttctctcttttctttcttctttttttttattattttttttttaatgttgaaaatCCTAATAAGTTCTTCTCATTGTTCCAGAATCAAAACCGTGATTCTTTGCTatcatcaactcaatgattcttccTTTGTCCACAATCTTGTTGGATTACACTAAGGACTCCTCCTGTAacgacccaaaaaaaaaacatacatgcaatgatttatgattagatgccatgcatgcattcatacctggttttgaaacataggccccatcatcttcttctagttcGGGAAACTCTCTCTTAtcatgagcttgcttttgaagtcgtatgctggattcctTTCTCGTGTTGCCTCTTTTTTTACCTATCATATCTTGGAGGAGAAGTCTTCGACTTTTTACAAGTAGCCTTTTTtcctcaaaatgtatgacttgtcattgcctctttgtcatgcttttgtcaaatgctttatctttttcaaatctatgGGCTCTCATCCCattttgaaaacatgtaaaacttttcatgaaatatcttttattgcccccagtgtagagtgtgatcctagtccagtttttttttttaaaataagaaattcatTCTGGCTCAAAATAGGACCGCTAACgatgaatttttgttatttcaaaatgcacattgttaggattgataaactctatttttatcttgaaagaaatttaCAGGTGATTTATCAATTCATTAAGCTATCCAGAGGTATAGTTGTACTTCAGGGgtagcttcttttttcttttctttttcatctttgatcGATTTATGATACTTTCTTTGTAACCAGTCAACCTTGTTTAAAAAGTGCataattcatcatttatttaaagaaaaggtgggctcaaagacaaacacaaaatctggctgacatcatgagccttgattgtcaactagagaaaataaaagcaataaaagcaatgacaaaagcatgttaaggcaaataaagtcggtttacattttgaaaactacaagAACTTCTTGGGTCACCCAGTTTTGAAACTTCTCTACTTGCGTAAAAATatcttggcggagacttcttctaaTGTGTGGACAATCAACCGTAGCAGTGCTTCATCTTTTTCCCCCACGTATGTTTCCTTGTCATCTCCTTCGATCtcaccttcttcattattgacaatTCTTGACCAAgttttccaaccctttatcCACTATTACTTGCATCATGACTAGGcaatgattttgaattgatgttgggtgggtcttcaaatgacacccatcctatcttgatgagctctaacaaccttttcttgaaagcgtagcacgtttcaagaccaTGCCCGgggataccagcatggtactcgcaagtcaacttgGGCTTGTACCAGAtagggaatggtggttgtagtggtaatgtaaGGATATGAgatatttgtccaatgctcggtagtttggcatacatgtccttcaaaggcatgggtaatggcagtagttgttctgaaatgtatcttatGTTTGGTCtatggtggttgttttggttaTTTGCTCAATTAGGGGAAAaaagtttgttaaagtttatttgGGCAACATGAggggtaggtatttgtgggttatatgaatccacTATCTTGCCTTTGGTCCCACCTTCGAAGTTGCTAATGTGACCTCCCATTTTCCTTCCAATAAAATCCTTTGTCTCTAATGGCTCAACTATGCGTTCGGCTTTAAtgccttgctctattctttccgctatgcgtacagcatcatagaaatgctaagatgagctacccattaaatgctcataataTGGTGCCTTGAAGGTATTGGCAAACAAAGTTACCATCTATGTTTCTATTAAAGGGGATTGGACATGCATTGCCTCATCCCTCCACCTTTGCGTGTATGCCcttactgactcttggcttcttttCTCCATTGACATTAGACTTGTTCGATCCGGAGCGATTTTCATGTTAAACTTGTACTACTTAAGGAAAGCTTCCACCAAGTCTCTCCAGCTCCTGATCCTGACATTATCTAACCTCATGTACCAGCTTAAAGCAAATCCTGTGAggctatcttgaaagaaatagataagcAATTTATCATCACGGATTACctctgccattttgttgcagtaagaTCGAAGATGAGTGTTTGGGCACTCCAAACCGGTGTACTTAATGAAATCGGGTATCCTAAAATCCTTGGGCACCACAATGTTCGGTACCAGACATACTTCGGCTGCTCGTatagggtcaaaccagtcattaccCTCAACTACCCTTAATCTTTCTTCCAAAGCAAATAGCTTGTCCTGGTCCATCAAACTAGGAGACCTATTATCTGGGGTTCTCTCCACTGTTAAGTCAACAGTGATTGGAGGATGAGTTGGCTGGATAGGGGTGATAGGCAGAAAATGTTGTTCATTGGCCGAGTTTGCCCCCTGGTTTTGAGATCCTTGAAGGACGTGAGTTGCTGGCGCTCCTTCAGGTGGTTGTGCTaatgttccctccccattcttagCTCTTAGAAGTTGCTCGAGTAGGTCGATCAGCcgagcaacttcattttttacggattccaactcggtctgatAATATGACTCTAAATGTGCTCTTTCTTCATTCTCCAtccttgatctggaccgggtgtGGTGGACTTtagatgtgggacctatgtttcacgatctggaatgcatatgataatttaaaaacaaaatgcgtgatgaaaatatgatgcaCATGTgatgtgtattttttattttatttttagagctAATTCATGACTGTTGTAATCCTTTTGCCAAGTTCTTATCATAACAGCtttactaaaacaaaaaatgatttcaTCTCAAAAACCTGTATTGATGAgtttatcattattaatatagatgcaAATGAAAGTAAGATACACATtctaaggacaagctctatttaaTAAGTGAgaatgggtaggttttctatctagtcttgaagggtctcatatctgaccagtgacgttcttcgtaaagacagtatgggggcgttgcaaagaacagctaaggcacgtatgcccaccattaccaagcaggcactcagatatgagttgagtgtttcacgcatttgaaccctgaccaatagtcttagggaaaatcgctaattccccacttaacttaaggcttgtgtgtgcttctcaaaataaaaacaagtgatgcatgagacaattttatacaatgcatgaataatacacgtaaaataaaaaaacaaatacacaaatataaaaggaaaggcatattaacaataaacacacgaaaacacaaacaaattagacaaaaacaaagcttagcctacaaggtccccagtggagtcgccattctgtcgcacgtgtgcggcgtcgcggtgaaattatatatatgtcccactttaaaatctaaaatgtaataTTCTATATCTATTTggcaaatatggggagacaagaaattcttgtcgtTTATtgatggaatgggagtcgccacctagtattttggtcactaggaaccctaactagtctcagagatcgggtacggggactggttgcgtaaagggaaggtattagcaccccaaatacgccttacctaaggtaagctgcattgtttgattgtctgataaaagctagggtgttattgtatttctaattgttggtctatTTATGGTTAAAGAAAAGTCTTCCTCAATAAGgaggtccttatcttatcgaGTAAAATCGTAACCGTTCTAacgtttatataaaaaatatatttttaatatcaggaaatACGTTTTACGTAAAAATTCCTAATCCCCAATACTAAAAGAaggacaaaaagattttttagaatttttgaaatattggacTAGTTCTCGTGGTTCTAACAAACTTGttgttaaagccaaaatgcatgttaatacatatatttttttgaaatttcttttgttgtatgaaaatatgatgcgatgatttttctttattttggagagactaggccgtatgcattaaaacaaaaaaaattaataatatttttttttaagatttttcagaattttgaaagcaaaacatttttttatttgtaattttttttatgtttagacgaaaaccgggtattttaatactggatttgtatctttacggtataaaaatacaaaccaatattaagccattttgataaaaatatccaggaaaatcaataatatttttttaaaaggtttttcagaattttttaatttttttttgacaatatctatatatataaataatataaaaacattataataaataatatatataatattaggtgGGCTGGCCCAACTTACTGGGCCGGACTCAGCCCCAAAAGggttgggccggactcggcccaacaagACTTCCCTTTTAGCCTGGGTCAGACCCGGCCCAGACAGGAGGATTGGGCCAGAATCATTCTGGCCCAAAGAAAAATGTTTCTGGGCCAGAACCCGTCTGGCCCAGAGAAGGGAAAAAACCAAAATGCTAGGCCGGCATCAGCTTGGCCCAACAACCTAATTGActgggggggaattattttccccctcccctcctcctgcatgcagaacgctgcatgcaggaggaaaaaataactaaaacgcAAACAGTGAGGGAAGAAGAGTTACCCGGCGTGGAGGAGGCAGTGCGTTGCTGGCCTGGCTGCTttgctggcggtgctgcggtggaggccAGTGGCGGTGTCGTGGCTCACGGACGACGACTCCAAACGGTGATGTTACTGTTTCAGGCGGTGGAGAAAACGACTTATGTTCTTCCCTTCTcttgcatttttttgttttttctttctttgtttcgtTAACCAGTAGCTGTCCCTTTTGTtctcttggttttgtttttgttttttcaaatttccctCCCCGGTTTCAAGCTTCCCTTAatctttcccttctctctctatttcattcttttcttttcagtctCTCCCTCTTGGTTCCTCCCTCAGTTCGTTCTCCTTCTCTGCCCCTCACTCGGTTCTTTCTCTCCTCCTTTCTTTTGGTCCCCTCCTGCTGGCATTGGAGGGGGTATTTATAGGGCAACAGGGAGCGGAGGCGTCCCTGTTGCCACCATATGGCAGCGCCTAGGGAGCGGAGCTAGCAGTCCTGCCACAGCGCCGGGTTGGCTGGGCAGCGGGCGTGGCTGGTAGGGCACGACTCCCTCGATGCATCATCATGAAGGTGTGTGGGGTTTCGGGAGGTGGCAGGTGTTGGCGTGTCGGGTTcaacaaggaaagaagaaaaacctgccttcccctgctgcacgtcCAGGGGAAAGAGAAAGGGGAAcaatgtcgttcaaaacgacactgttttgctcttttttttttctttttctttttttttttaacatgaaacggcgtcgttttgggcaAAACgtgtcgtttcatttaaataacaAAAGGGGCGCCAACAGGCGTCAATCTACAAgtcagccctcaattatcttttgtttatttcaatttcatccttgaaaaaTTCAATCGCCGCCCTCATATTTGGCAGctttttccactttggtccttggtctctgatttatgcaatttgaccctcatttaatcaataaacttctaatttcttcaatttggcccctaattttattaattacagcCCCTATACTTATGCGCCTtctccaatttggtccctggtttcggatattctcaattaagtccctaattggccattaagcccctgatttgaccaaatcaattcctaaaaattataatttgaccccagaactttaatttcttccaattaaagctcaaattgacttaaaaatcaatttttcttgcaatcaaatcccctataaattcaattaaaccttcaataaaatccaattaagtccataaacatccaaatttggacttttatcctaaaaattcaaattttcttttccaacagggctctcatcattcaagaatatactgtaaaAAATTCCATCCTGTATTTGTAACCTTCTTAACCAAATTTTCTTACCATTTCCTGAGCGCTCCCGCctcctattattatttttttaatttctttcggctatatatttatttatttattattattattattatgattattattttatttatttatttattattattattattattttattattatattttttatattttttatttttatttttgtggggacccaaaaaagGGTTACAACAagtggtttgttggataatctcgaggtaaagtaatatttttgcaagtttatttacctaacatagttaattaatacatgatgtcatcataattttatagaggttcgatatatataagtcatggacgatcgttcatggatgtatcgagattcaccccaaAGATTgcagaggatggattattgtaatggggtttagggttttattaatttcacaacatccattcctagaaattttactagaggcagtattaggtgtccatccagatgttgtaatgatgcatcttctacacaaagggtttatagtgaattaccagtgttggtatgcacatggagaagtatttgttagtaagaggagaatgagagaaacggtggttgggtaaacttctagtgctagcaacgtgcatgaagtggcaaatgacaacactaatccttacaaaaatatggttatggatgcaatgagaatgaatcaaggtaatgttagtcaatgtccaatcatagaagaagaacctaatgcagatgcagctaggttttttgatttgttgaaagattctgatgaaccattatgggatggctgcataAACCATAGTAAATTATTGGCCATgacacaggtgttcaccatcaagttagatcacgggttgagtgaggccgggtatgacaaaattattgaatgggcgagaagcattttacctaaagGGAATAGACTAAAAGAGAACCTCTATGCTGCgaaatccatgatgaaacccctcggtttaggataccaaaaaattgacatgtgccctaacttttgCATTTTATACTACTTTGAAAATGCTAAGATGACTGAGCGTATGACATACAAGCATTCTCGTTACAAACACATAACTGGTAGGGGAAAGACtttagtggcatataaaaaacttagatacttcccaatcacacctagactgcaaaggttattcatgtcaccaaggactgctgagcacatgacatggcaccaagcacatgatgtggttgatggtgtgatggtgcattcTTCTGACAGCGAAGTGTGGAAACGCTTTAAtagtgtgcatcctcacttttcagttgaatcaaggaatgtgcgtcttgggttttgtacagacggattcaacctATTTGAGTCATTtgttgctccctattcttgttggccgatcATACTCACAATTTATAACTTACAActgggaatgtgtatgaggccggagttc
This genomic interval from Populus alba chromosome 1, ASM523922v2, whole genome shotgun sequence contains the following:
- the LOC140954978 gene encoding uncharacterized protein, which encodes MENEERAHLESYYQTELESVKNEVARLIDLLEQLLRAKNGEGTLAQPPEGAPATHVLQGSQNQGANSANEQHFLPITPIQPTHPPITVDLTVERTPDNRSPSLMDQDKLFALEERLRVVEGNDWFDPIRAAEVCLVPNIVVPKDFRIPDFIKYTGLECPNTHLRSYCNKMAEVIRDDKLLIYFFQDSLTGFALSWYMRLDNVRIRSWRDLVEAFLK